A part of Bosea sp. (in: a-proteobacteria) genomic DNA contains:
- a CDS encoding MerR family transcriptional regulator, translating to MVDKSPDAFRTISEVAEDLDLPQHVLRFWETRFPQIKPLKRGGGRRYYRPDDVALITGLKTLLYGQGYTIKGVQRILKEQGARTVQAVGRGGPLPVSLPAMEAPASDGAARTVAEHQARFDSHGEAGALSLASGGAGGALAEAAGYSRADSAAVEPPPLHADAETVLRMALAELQHARKELTRTLARRDDS from the coding sequence ATGGTCGACAAGAGCCCGGATGCCTTCCGCACCATTTCGGAGGTCGCGGAGGATCTCGATCTTCCGCAGCACGTGCTGCGCTTCTGGGAAACGCGGTTCCCCCAGATCAAGCCGCTCAAGCGCGGCGGCGGCCGGCGCTATTACCGGCCCGACGACGTGGCGCTCATCACCGGGCTCAAGACCCTGCTCTATGGGCAGGGCTACACCATCAAGGGCGTCCAGCGCATCCTCAAGGAACAGGGCGCAAGGACCGTTCAGGCCGTGGGCCGGGGCGGGCCGCTGCCGGTCTCGTTGCCGGCGATGGAGGCACCCGCATCAGATGGCGCTGCCCGGACCGTGGCCGAGCACCAGGCCCGCTTCGATTCTCATGGGGAGGCTGGCGCGCTGTCGCTGGCTTCGGGCGGCGCTGGCGGCGCGCTGGCGGAGGCGGCCGGCTATTCCCGGGCCGATTCCGCCGCTGTGGAGCCGCCCCCGCTCCATGCCGATGCCGAGACGGTGCTGCGCATGGCGCTGGCGGAACTCCAGCATGCGCGCAAGGAACTGACCCGCACGCTCGCACGCCGGGATGACAGCTGA
- a CDS encoding serine hydroxymethyltransferase gives MSRDTATAGHLSNSFFSAPLSAQDPEIARAIDLELGRQRDEIELIASENIVSRAVLEAQGSVMTNKYAEGYPGRRYYGGCQFVDIAEKLAIERACRLFDCQFANVQPNSGSQANQAVFMALMQPGDTFMGLDLAAGGHLTHGAPPNMSGKWFKPVHYGVCVVDQRLDMDAVERLAIESQPKVIVAGGSAYPRHWDFARFREIADKVGAIFFVDMAHFAGLVAGGAHPSPFPHAHVATTTTHKTLRGPRGGMILTNDEVLAKKFNSAIFPGLQGGPLMHVIAAKAVAFHEALQPEFKVYARAVVENAKALAETLRSKGFELTTGGTDNHLMLVDLRSKKLNGKIAEAALGRAHITCNKNGVPFDTEKPTITSGIRLGTPAATSRGFGVAEFKKVGELIAEVLDGLAANGEAGNGAVEASVKERATEICRRFPIYG, from the coding sequence ATGAGCCGCGACACCGCGACCGCAGGACATCTGTCCAACTCGTTCTTTTCGGCGCCGCTTTCGGCGCAGGACCCGGAGATCGCGCGCGCCATCGATCTTGAGCTTGGCCGCCAGCGCGACGAGATCGAGCTGATCGCCTCCGAAAACATCGTGAGCCGCGCCGTGCTTGAGGCGCAGGGCTCGGTGATGACCAACAAATATGCCGAGGGCTATCCCGGCCGGCGCTATTATGGCGGCTGCCAATTTGTGGACATCGCCGAGAAGCTGGCGATCGAGCGCGCCTGCCGGCTTTTCGACTGCCAGTTCGCCAATGTGCAGCCCAACTCGGGCAGCCAGGCGAATCAGGCTGTCTTCATGGCGCTGATGCAGCCGGGCGACACGTTCATGGGCCTCGACCTCGCTGCGGGCGGCCATCTCACCCACGGCGCGCCGCCCAACATGAGCGGCAAGTGGTTCAAGCCGGTGCATTACGGCGTGTGCGTCGTCGATCAACGGCTGGACATGGACGCCGTGGAGCGCCTTGCCATCGAGAGCCAGCCCAAGGTGATCGTGGCCGGCGGGTCGGCCTATCCGCGCCACTGGGATTTCGCGCGCTTCCGCGAGATTGCGGACAAGGTCGGCGCGATCTTCTTCGTCGACATGGCGCATTTCGCGGGGCTCGTGGCCGGCGGCGCGCACCCCTCGCCCTTCCCGCACGCCCATGTCGCCACCACGACCACGCACAAGACGCTGCGGGGCCCACGCGGCGGCATGATCCTGACCAATGACGAGGTGCTGGCCAAGAAGTTCAATTCGGCCATCTTCCCAGGCCTTCAGGGCGGCCCGCTGATGCATGTGATCGCCGCCAAGGCGGTCGCCTTCCATGAGGCGCTGCAGCCGGAGTTCAAGGTTTATGCGCGCGCCGTGGTGGAAAACGCCAAGGCGCTGGCCGAGACGCTGCGCTCCAAAGGCTTCGAACTGACCACAGGGGGCACGGACAATCACCTGATGCTGGTGGACCTGCGCTCCAAGAAGCTCAACGGCAAGATCGCGGAGGCCGCTCTTGGCCGCGCGCACATCACCTGCAACAAGAATGGCGTGCCCTTCGACACCGAAAAGCCCACCATCACCTCGGGCATCCGGCTGGGCACCCCGGCCGCAACATCGCGCGGCTTTGGCGTCGCCGAGTTCAAGAAGGTCGGCGAGCTGATCGCTGAAGTGCTCGACGGCCTCGCCGCCAATGGCGAAGCGGGGAACGGCGCGGTCGAAGCGAGCGTCAAGGAGCGCGCCACCGAGATCTGCCGCCGCTTCCCCATCTATGGCTGA
- the nrdR gene encoding transcriptional repressor NrdR, giving the protein MRCPYCGSLDTQVKDSRPSDDHSSIRRRRVCHDCGGRFTTFERVQLRELLVVKRSGKRSPFDRDKLQRSVEIALRKRPVEPERVERMVSGIVRQLESSGEQEVPSSTIGALIMAGLKNLDGVAYVRFASVYKDFRDAKDFEEILGELSHDEAVTLPSASGDDD; this is encoded by the coding sequence ATGCGCTGCCCTTATTGCGGATCGCTCGATACGCAAGTGAAGGATTCTCGTCCCTCTGACGATCACAGCTCGATCCGGCGCCGGCGAGTCTGCCATGATTGCGGCGGCCGCTTCACCACCTTCGAGCGGGTGCAGCTCCGGGAACTGCTGGTCGTCAAGCGCTCGGGCAAGCGCTCGCCCTTCGATCGCGACAAGCTGCAGCGCTCGGTGGAGATCGCCTTGCGCAAGCGGCCCGTGGAGCCGGAGCGGGTGGAGCGCATGGTCAGCGGCATCGTGCGCCAGCTCGAAAGCTCGGGCGAACAGGAAGTGCCCTCCTCCACCATCGGCGCGCTGATCATGGCGGGGCTCAAGAACCTCGACGGCGTGGCCTATGTCCGCTTCGCCTCGGTCTACAAGGATTTCCGTGACGCCAAGGATTTCGAGGAAATCCTGGGCGAGCTCTCGCATGACGAGGCCGTGACGCTGCCATCGGCAAGCGGCGACGATGACTGA
- a CDS encoding ubiquinol-cytochrome C chaperone, with product MFGWFRKDPRRDLVLSLYARTADASRAPWFYLCAGVPDTVEGRIESLTLHALLVMRRLKALPDPAPDVAQEFVDTLFLHVDHGLRELGVGDQAVPKRMKKIAQNFYGRVQAYAGPLDAGDREDLARALERNIPGVASAVLIPYLLAAESRLGQMSLDDLFARPDLFDTPAPAKP from the coding sequence ATGTTCGGCTGGTTCAGGAAAGACCCGCGGCGCGATCTTGTGCTCTCCCTTTACGCCCGCACGGCAGACGCCTCGCGCGCTCCGTGGTTCTACCTCTGTGCAGGCGTGCCGGACACGGTGGAGGGGCGGATCGAGTCGCTGACCCTGCACGCGCTGCTGGTGATGCGCCGCCTCAAGGCCCTGCCGGACCCCGCGCCCGATGTGGCGCAGGAATTCGTGGACACGCTGTTCCTGCATGTCGACCACGGCTTGAGGGAACTGGGCGTGGGCGATCAGGCTGTGCCCAAGCGCATGAAGAAGATCGCGCAGAACTTCTATGGCCGGGTTCAGGCCTATGCCGGCCCTCTCGACGCCGGCGACCGCGAGGATTTGGCCCGCGCCCTTGAACGGAACATCCCCGGCGTCGCCAGCGCCGTGCTGATTCCGTATCTGCTTGCGGCCGAGAGCCGGCTGGGCCAGATGTCGCTCGATGATCTGTTCGCCCGGCCGGACCTGTTCGATACGCCCGCTCCGGCAAAGCCCTGA
- a CDS encoding O-antigen ligase domain-containing protein, protein MSAAVEPGYGMATAAGPRQYSLSIARLQRGVLWFFVFCGCFALIEPSPYEVMFLVTVFVFMVTGLRVNAKVIPLVVILIVFNIGGIFSLIPFMDEPASVRFIAVGVYLMFTAFLFAALMSDDAAGRLETMRRGLIASAWLATTAGLLGYFDIAGLGSLFSVNDRASGTFKDPNVLGPYLVLPLIFIIQAILLRRIGLVAGLLLMSVPLLGLFLSFSRGAWGNFVGSTLLLFALTFISAPNAAQRARVAGFSLLIVAAAVAGLLVAISFEPIREVFNQRASLNQSYDLGVQGRFGNQLRSIAMLLEMPNGMGPLRFRLYFPEDPHNTFINAFASYGWLGGFSYAALFVTTMIAGWTIALRRWRLQNASIAIWSVLFVTLLQGLQIDIDHWRHVYLMLGLVWGLRAIAPEPAPR, encoded by the coding sequence TTGAGCGCGGCGGTCGAACCCGGCTACGGCATGGCGACGGCCGCAGGGCCGCGGCAATACAGCCTGTCGATCGCCCGGCTGCAGCGGGGCGTGCTGTGGTTCTTCGTCTTCTGCGGCTGCTTCGCGCTGATCGAGCCCTCGCCCTACGAGGTGATGTTCCTCGTCACCGTCTTCGTGTTCATGGTCACGGGACTGCGCGTCAACGCCAAGGTGATTCCGCTCGTCGTCATCCTGATCGTGTTCAACATCGGCGGCATCTTCTCGCTGATCCCCTTCATGGACGAGCCGGCATCGGTGCGCTTCATCGCGGTGGGCGTTTATCTCATGTTCACCGCCTTCCTGTTCGCGGCCTTGATGTCCGACGACGCGGCGGGGCGGCTCGAGACGATGCGGCGGGGGCTGATCGCCTCGGCCTGGCTCGCCACCACGGCGGGCCTGCTCGGTTACTTCGACATTGCCGGGCTCGGCAGCCTGTTCAGTGTCAATGACCGCGCCTCCGGGACCTTCAAGGATCCGAACGTGCTCGGGCCTTATCTCGTGCTGCCGCTCATCTTCATCATTCAGGCCATCCTGCTGCGGCGCATCGGACTGGTGGCGGGGCTGCTGCTGATGAGCGTGCCGCTGCTGGGGCTTTTCCTCAGCTTTTCGCGCGGGGCCTGGGGCAACTTCGTCGGCTCGACCCTGCTGCTGTTCGCACTGACCTTCATCAGCGCGCCGAACGCGGCCCAGCGCGCCAGGGTGGCTGGCTTCTCGCTGCTGATCGTGGCGGCGGCGGTGGCGGGCCTCCTGGTCGCCATCTCATTCGAGCCCATCCGCGAGGTCTTCAACCAGCGCGCCAGCCTCAACCAGTCCTATGACCTTGGCGTGCAGGGCCGTTTCGGCAACCAGCTGCGTTCCATCGCCATGCTGCTGGAAATGCCCAACGGGATGGGGCCTCTGCGCTTCCGCCTCTATTTCCCGGAAGATCCGCACAACACCTTCATCAACGCCTTCGCCTCCTATGGCTGGCTCGGCGGCTTTTCCTATGCGGCGCTGTTCGTCACGACCATGATCGCGGGCTGGACCATCGCGCTGCGCCGCTGGCGCCTGCAGAACGCATCCATCGCCATCTGGTCGGTCCTGTTTGTCACCCTGCTCCAGGGCCTGCAGATCGACATCGACCACTGGCGGCATGTCTATCTGATGCTGGGGCTGGTGTGGGGCCTTAGAGCCATCGCGCCGGAGCCTGCGCCGCGCTAG
- a CDS encoding Hsp70 family protein, which yields MPDRLTSDISIGVDFGTTNTVVAIASREAGVRLITYPHAGGLADVYRSVLCFERDDSSRLLSVDITGGPYAIDRYLASVGETRFIQSFKSHVASAVFRDTRIFSTRYLFEDLLATFFGRILDDAQGQIPQRAAIVSGRPVAFAGGNPDEALAHRRYDAAYARAGFASPAYVYEPVGAAFYYAQRLERDATILVCDFGGGTSDFSIMRFERRNGSLRAVPIGHAGVGIAGDSFDYRIINAVVAPRLGKGSQYRSMGKVMDVPAHYYANFARWHQLAMLKSSDNRRELEKLKKIALRPDLIADLMDVIENDWGFSIYRSVSAAKVALSSAPSALFSFRKGGIEIERTITVGEFEGWIADDLARIGTAVDGLFERQGLKPDDIDKVFLTGGTSFIPAVRRLFSQRFGVDKLDSGGQFESIAHGLALIGLEPDSAAWAVSGVA from the coding sequence ATGCCTGATCGGCTCACATCGGACATCTCGATCGGCGTCGACTTCGGCACCACCAACACGGTGGTGGCGATCGCCAGCCGCGAAGCAGGCGTGCGCCTGATCACTTACCCGCATGCAGGCGGCCTCGCCGATGTCTATCGCTCGGTGCTGTGCTTCGAGCGCGATGATTCGAGCCGCCTGCTCAGCGTCGACATCACGGGCGGGCCCTACGCCATCGACCGCTACCTCGCCTCGGTGGGCGAGACCCGCTTCATCCAGTCGTTCAAGAGCCATGTGGCGAGCGCGGTGTTCCGTGACACGCGCATCTTTTCCACGCGCTATCTGTTCGAGGATCTGTTGGCCACTTTCTTCGGCCGGATCCTGGACGATGCGCAGGGGCAGATCCCGCAGCGGGCCGCCATCGTGTCGGGCCGGCCCGTCGCCTTCGCTGGCGGCAATCCGGATGAGGCGCTGGCGCACAGGCGCTATGATGCAGCCTATGCCAGGGCGGGGTTCGCCAGCCCGGCCTATGTCTACGAGCCGGTCGGCGCGGCCTTCTATTATGCGCAGCGGCTCGAGCGCGACGCCACGATACTTGTCTGCGATTTCGGCGGCGGCACCTCGGACTTCTCGATCATGCGCTTCGAGCGCCGCAATGGTTCGCTGCGTGCGGTGCCCATCGGCCATGCCGGCGTGGGCATCGCGGGCGACAGCTTCGACTACCGCATCATCAATGCCGTGGTTGCGCCAAGGCTGGGCAAGGGCAGCCAGTATCGCTCCATGGGCAAGGTCATGGACGTGCCGGCGCATTACTATGCGAACTTCGCGCGCTGGCATCAGCTCGCCATGCTGAAATCCTCCGACAACCGGCGCGAGCTGGAGAAGCTGAAGAAGATTGCGCTGCGTCCGGACCTGATCGCCGATCTGATGGACGTGATCGAGAATGACTGGGGCTTTTCCATATATCGGTCCGTCTCGGCAGCGAAGGTCGCGTTGTCGTCGGCGCCGAGCGCGCTGTTCAGCTTCCGCAAGGGCGGCATCGAGATCGAGCGCACGATCACGGTCGGCGAGTTCGAGGGCTGGATCGCGGATGATCTTGCCCGGATCGGAACTGCAGTGGACGGCCTGTTCGAGCGGCAGGGGTTGAAGCCGGACGACATCGACAAGGTGTTCCTCACCGGCGGCACCTCCTTCATTCCGGCGGTGCGACGACTGTTCAGCCAGCGCTTCGGGGTGGACAAGCTCGATTCCGGCGGGCAGTTCGAATCGATCGCCCACGGTCTGGCGCTGATCGGTCTCGAGCCCGACAGCGCGGCCTGGGCGGTGAGCGGCGTGGCCTGA
- a CDS encoding outer membrane protein assembly factor BamE has translation MPTTARSRRMFLTSALASVALAGCGSGGADNFGFTLPTSAGLNEEINRGFVMDEELIAKVRPGMDVQQVLQTLGTPSTTSTVGNRTFYYVSQKTRRMFQFQNPQVVDQNVIAVYFNKGFKVERIANWGLQDGVIFDFISRSTPTGGDEQSFLRNLFRGVTRFNPLGG, from the coding sequence ATGCCAACCACGGCCCGTTCGCGTCGCATGTTCCTCACCTCCGCCCTTGCCTCGGTCGCGCTTGCCGGCTGCGGCTCCGGCGGCGCCGACAATTTCGGCTTCACCCTGCCCACCTCGGCGGGCCTCAACGAGGAGATCAACCGCGGCTTCGTGATGGACGAAGAGCTCATCGCCAAGGTCAGGCCCGGCATGGACGTGCAGCAGGTGCTGCAGACACTGGGCACGCCCTCGACCACCTCGACGGTCGGCAACCGCACCTTCTACTATGTCAGCCAGAAGACGCGGCGCATGTTCCAGTTCCAGAACCCGCAGGTTGTCGACCAGAACGTGATCGCGGTCTATTTCAACAAGGGCTTCAAGGTCGAACGCATCGCCAACTGGGGCCTCCAGGACGGCGTGATCTTCGACTTCATCAGCCGCTCGACCCCGACAGGCGGCGATGAGCAGAGCTTCCTGCGCAACCTGTTCCGCGGCGTGACGCGCTTCAATCCGCTGGGTGGATGA
- a CDS encoding DUF177 domain-containing protein yields the protein MAALPELPLSHPLRVDSIAPRGISVVLEATAEQRKAIARVMRILEVENLRADLFAIREEDRVRVTGSVTARAVQACVVTLDPVPQDVSADVEVVFAPREEAEALMRKAGLPDEADMDELDLDDIDFAAIDLEMLNDPDALPEPIIDGAIDLGQIAYDTLAVELDPYPRREGAVFEPPAEPEDFGNPFAQLRGLKQRQ from the coding sequence ATGGCTGCGTTGCCCGAACTGCCCTTGTCCCACCCGCTCCGGGTTGACTCCATTGCGCCCAGGGGCATCAGCGTTGTGCTGGAGGCCACGGCTGAGCAGCGCAAGGCCATAGCGCGGGTGATGCGCATACTCGAAGTCGAGAACCTGCGCGCCGATCTGTTCGCCATCCGCGAGGAGGACCGCGTGCGGGTCACGGGCTCCGTCACGGCGCGCGCCGTTCAGGCCTGCGTGGTCACGCTCGATCCCGTGCCGCAGGACGTGTCCGCTGATGTCGAGGTGGTGTTCGCGCCCAGGGAAGAGGCCGAAGCCCTGATGCGCAAGGCCGGCCTGCCCGATGAGGCCGACATGGACGAACTCGACCTCGACGACATCGATTTCGCCGCGATCGACCTCGAAATGCTCAACGACCCTGATGCCTTGCCGGAGCCGATCATCGACGGCGCCATCGACCTTGGCCAGATCGCCTATGACACGCTGGCGGTGGAGCTCGATCCTTATCCGCGCAGGGAGGGCGCGGTGTTCGAGCCGCCCGCCGAGCCCGAGGATTTCGGCAACCCGTTCGCCCAGTTGCGCGGCTTGAAGCAGAGGCAGTGA
- the plsX gene encoding phosphate acyltransferase PlsX, producing the protein MSSHITISLDAMGGDYGPSIVIPGAAVALERRPDTRFVIFGDGKLVLPLLEQHPALEAVTTFHHTDVSVKMDDKPSQALRSGRYKSSMWQSIAACKTGDANVCVSAGNTGALMAMSKFCLKSMARIERPAIAAIWPTVRGESVVLDVGATIGADAAHLFDLAIMGAAMARIVFDIDRPTVGLLNVGVEEIKGVEAVKDAGKMLREAGLPHLDYRGFVEGDDLGKGTVDVVVTEGFTGNIALKTAEGTAKQIAEYLRAAMGRSLMSRIGYLFARGAFAALKDKMDPRKVNGGVFLGLDGVVIKSHGGTDAIGFASAVELGYEMARHDLLAKVREMIDACPAPAALLASPVTAS; encoded by the coding sequence ATGTCGTCGCACATCACGATTTCCCTTGACGCCATGGGCGGCGACTATGGGCCGTCGATCGTCATTCCGGGAGCGGCGGTGGCTCTGGAGCGCCGGCCCGATACGCGCTTCGTGATCTTTGGCGACGGGAAGCTCGTGCTGCCCTTGCTCGAGCAGCACCCGGCTCTGGAGGCCGTCACCACCTTCCATCACACGGATGTGTCGGTGAAGATGGACGACAAGCCCAGCCAGGCGCTGCGTTCGGGGCGCTACAAATCCTCGATGTGGCAGTCCATCGCCGCCTGCAAGACGGGCGACGCCAATGTCTGCGTCTCCGCCGGCAACACCGGCGCGCTGATGGCCATGTCCAAGTTCTGCCTGAAGTCGATGGCGCGGATCGAGCGCCCGGCCATCGCGGCGATCTGGCCCACGGTCCGCGGCGAGAGCGTGGTGCTCGATGTCGGCGCCACGATCGGCGCGGACGCGGCCCATCTGTTCGATCTGGCGATCATGGGCGCCGCCATGGCCCGCATCGTCTTCGACATCGACCGGCCCACGGTGGGTCTGCTCAATGTCGGCGTCGAGGAGATCAAGGGCGTCGAGGCGGTGAAGGATGCGGGCAAGATGCTGCGCGAGGCCGGCCTGCCGCATCTCGACTATCGAGGCTTCGTGGAGGGAGACGATCTCGGCAAGGGCACGGTCGATGTCGTGGTGACCGAGGGCTTCACAGGGAACATTGCCTTGAAAACGGCTGAAGGTACTGCCAAGCAGATCGCTGAATATCTGCGCGCGGCCATGGGGCGCTCGCTGATGTCCAGGATCGGGTATCTCTTCGCCAGAGGCGCCTTCGCCGCGCTCAAGGACAAGATGGACCCGCGCAAGGTCAATGGCGGCGTTTTCCTGGGGCTGGATGGCGTCGTCATCAAGAGCCATGGCGGCACCGATGCGATCGGCTTCGCCAGCGCCGTGGAGCTTGGCTATGAGATGGCGCGCCACGACCTTCTGGCAAAGGTGCGCGAGATGATTGACGCCTGTCCGGCGCCGGCTGCCCTGCTAGCAAGCCCGGTCACGGCCAGCTAA
- a CDS encoding integration host factor subunit alpha, with translation MADETITRADLSEAVYQKIGLSRTESAALVETVLTEISDCILRGENVKLSSFGSFIVRKKGLRVGRNPKTGVEVPIQPRLVMVFKPSNVMKARVNGLAYEGEDD, from the coding sequence ATGGCAGACGAAACCATCACCCGGGCCGATCTGAGCGAGGCCGTCTACCAGAAGATCGGCCTGTCGCGCACCGAATCTGCGGCGCTTGTCGAGACGGTGCTCACCGAGATTTCCGACTGCATCCTGCGCGGCGAGAACGTGAAGCTGTCCTCTTTCGGCTCCTTCATCGTGCGCAAGAAGGGCCTGCGCGTGGGCCGCAACCCGAAAACAGGCGTCGAAGTCCCGATCCAGCCTCGCCTGGTCATGGTGTTCAAGCCGTCCAACGTGATGAAGGCCCGCGTCAACGGACTGGCCTATGAGGGCGAAGATGACTGA
- a CDS encoding undecaprenyl-phosphate glucose phosphotransferase encodes MSQFDVRDILKATHGAEPVEPGPQAIRRGEGSLPPLAERIAALPFQKSMSPVMVEGLTRLFDLLAVALVGLAVFAFYLFPAVELTQSYAIIIPLMSVASVALFQALQLYHVGAMRAFAPQSLRIFAGWSALFIVAVLCFFMLKMGDTVSRVWLVSWYVGGLASLLASRAALSVVLRRLTRSGRLERRTAIVGGGEAGIGLIEALEAQRDSGVRIVGVFDDRSDDRSPDTVGGYPKLGTVEDLVEFARRTHLDLVIFTLPISAEQRLLHMLRKLWVLPIDIRLSAHMSKLRFRPHSYSYIGAVPVLDVFDKPIADWDMVVKMVFDRVVGALALIVLSPVMLLTALAVKLDSRGPVFFRQKRYGFNNEMIEVFKFRSLYVEHADATASRQVTKGDPRVTRVGRFIRKTSLDELPQLLNVVFKGNLSLVGPRPHVAHAKAEDRLYDQVVDGYFARHKVKPGITGWAQINGWRGETDTEDKIQRRVEHDLYYIENWSVLFDLYILVMTPISLFNTENAY; translated from the coding sequence ATGTCACAATTCGATGTCCGCGATATCCTCAAGGCGACCCATGGCGCCGAGCCGGTCGAGCCGGGACCGCAGGCCATTCGGCGCGGCGAGGGCTCCCTGCCCCCGCTTGCCGAGCGCATCGCCGCGCTGCCGTTCCAGAAGAGCATGTCGCCGGTCATGGTCGAGGGGCTGACGCGCCTGTTCGACCTGCTGGCGGTCGCGCTCGTGGGGTTGGCGGTGTTCGCCTTCTATCTGTTCCCTGCGGTGGAGTTAACGCAGTCCTACGCGATCATCATCCCGCTGATGTCGGTGGCAAGCGTGGCGCTGTTCCAGGCGCTCCAGCTTTATCATGTCGGCGCCATGCGCGCCTTCGCGCCCCAGAGCTTGCGCATCTTTGCAGGCTGGAGCGCCCTGTTCATCGTCGCCGTGCTCTGCTTCTTCATGCTGAAGATGGGCGACACCGTTTCCCGCGTCTGGCTGGTGAGCTGGTATGTGGGTGGGCTCGCCTCGCTCCTGGCCTCGCGCGCGGCGCTGTCGGTGGTGTTGCGCAGGCTCACCCGCAGCGGCCGGCTTGAGCGCCGCACCGCCATCGTCGGCGGGGGCGAGGCCGGCATCGGGCTGATCGAGGCGCTCGAGGCGCAGCGCGATTCAGGCGTGCGCATCGTCGGCGTTTTCGACGACCGCAGTGACGACCGCTCCCCCGACACGGTGGGCGGCTACCCCAAACTCGGCACGGTCGAGGACCTCGTCGAGTTCGCGCGCCGCACCCATCTGGACCTCGTGATCTTCACGCTGCCGATTTCTGCGGAGCAGCGGCTGCTGCACATGCTGCGCAAGCTCTGGGTGCTGCCGATCGACATCCGCCTGTCAGCGCACATGTCGAAGCTGCGATTCAGGCCCCATTCCTATTCCTACATCGGCGCGGTGCCCGTGCTTGATGTCTTCGACAAGCCCATCGCTGACTGGGACATGGTCGTGAAGATGGTCTTCGACCGCGTCGTGGGGGCGCTGGCGCTGATCGTGCTCTCGCCTGTGATGCTGCTGACGGCGCTGGCGGTGAAACTCGATTCCAGGGGCCCGGTCTTCTTCCGGCAGAAGCGCTACGGCTTCAATAACGAGATGATCGAGGTGTTCAAGTTCCGCTCCCTGTATGTCGAGCATGCGGACGCGACCGCCTCGCGGCAGGTCACGAAGGGCGATCCACGTGTAACGCGCGTCGGCCGCTTCATCCGCAAGACCTCGCTAGACGAGCTGCCGCAGCTGCTCAACGTGGTGTTCAAGGGCAATCTCAGCCTAGTCGGGCCGCGCCCCCATGTGGCCCACGCCAAGGCCGAGGACAGGCTCTACGATCAGGTGGTCGATGGCTATTTCGCGCGCCACAAGGTCAAGCCCGGCATCACCGGCTGGGCCCAGATCAATGGCTGGCGTGGCGAGACGGACACCGAGGACAAGATCCAGCGGCGCGTCGAGCATGACCTCTACTATATCGAGAACTGGTCGGTGCTCTTCGACCTCTACATCCTCGTGATGACGCCGATCTCGCTTTTCAACACGGAAAACGCGTATTGA
- a CDS encoding ketoacyl-ACP synthase III: MSRLRSVVRGCGMSLPARVMSNDELAGMVDTSDEWIRQRSGIERRHIANESETTSVLGAEAARKALASAGMTADQVDLIVCATSTPDYTFPATGTQIQEALGMRHGAAFDVQAVCSGFVYALSIADKFLVSGSHRSALVIGAETFSRILDWTDRTTCVLFADGAAAVALTAEPGAGANADRGILHTHIRSDGRHRDKLYVDGGAGSNGKVGHLRMEGREVFKHAVVNLADTVEHTLAATGLTGADIDWFVPHQANKRIIDATAHKLGVPESRVVYTVQDHGNTSAASIPLALATAVADGRIQRGQLVLVEAMGGGFTWGSALIRW, encoded by the coding sequence GTGTCCCGTTTAAGGTCTGTCGTTCGAGGCTGCGGGATGTCCCTGCCTGCCCGCGTGATGAGCAATGACGAGTTGGCCGGCATGGTCGACACGTCCGACGAGTGGATCCGCCAGCGTTCAGGCATCGAGCGCCGGCACATCGCCAATGAGTCCGAGACGACCTCCGTGCTGGGCGCGGAAGCGGCGCGCAAGGCGCTGGCGTCTGCGGGGATGACGGCCGATCAGGTCGATCTCATCGTCTGCGCCACCTCCACGCCTGACTACACTTTTCCCGCAACGGGCACGCAGATCCAGGAGGCGTTGGGCATGCGCCATGGCGCGGCCTTCGACGTGCAGGCTGTGTGCTCGGGCTTTGTCTATGCGCTCAGCATCGCCGACAAGTTTCTCGTCTCCGGCTCTCATCGCTCGGCGCTGGTCATCGGGGCCGAAACCTTCTCGCGCATCCTCGACTGGACCGACCGCACAACCTGCGTGCTCTTCGCCGACGGCGCGGCAGCCGTGGCCCTGACGGCGGAGCCCGGCGCGGGCGCCAATGCCGATCGCGGCATCCTGCACACCCATATCCGTTCCGATGGCCGGCACCGCGACAAGCTCTATGTCGATGGCGGCGCAGGCTCCAACGGCAAGGTGGGCCACCTGCGCATGGAAGGGCGCGAGGTGTTCAAACATGCTGTGGTCAACCTCGCCGACACTGTCGAGCACACGCTGGCTGCCACCGGCCTAACCGGCGCGGATATCGACTGGTTCGTGCCTCATCAGGCCAACAAGCGCATCATCGACGCCACCGCCCACAAGCTGGGCGTGCCCGAGAGCCGCGTGGTCTACACCGTGCAGGATCATGGCAACACCTCTGCCGCCTCGATCCCGCTGGCGCTGGCCACCGCTGTTGCGGATGGGCGCATACAGCGCGGACAACTCGTCCTTGTCGAGGCCATGGGCGGCGGCTTTACCTGGGGCTCGGCCCTGATCCGCTGGTGA